In the Catenulispora sp. EB89 genome, AACCGCGCCTGGCCGACGCGCGCCGGGTGGCCGACGCCATCCTGTTCGAGGGCTACATCCTGTATCCGTATCGGTCGACGTCGGCGAAGAACCAGCTCCGCTGGCAGTTCGGGATGCTCGGGCCGGTCGGCGCGGTCGAGGCGGGGGTCGGGGAGGAGTGCGGCGCGCGGACCTCGCTGTTGGTCGCGCCGGAGGTGCGGCCCGGGGCGGAGTTCGGGATCGACCTGACACTGCGCTTCCTGCACCCGCAGTTCCGGGCCGTCGAGCGGGCGACCGGATCAGGGTTCGAGCCGGTCCACGCCCTGCACATCCACGACGCGCAGTGGGTGCCCTGGCACGAGGCGATCGTCCGCGAGGTGCCGATCGCCGGTATCACCGACGACGCGGTGTTCCCCATCGCGATCGCGGGCGGCGAGGAGACCGAGCTGCTGTACGACGCCGGCCGACTCGCCGGGCGTCTGGTGCGCACGCGCGAACCGCTGAGCGCGCAGGTGCGCGTCACGGTGCGGAGCATCGACGCGGAGCAGCCGCTCGTGGCGGTCGACATCGAGGTGGAGAACCTGGGGCGCTGGGACCCCGGCTCGGCCGCCGGGACAGGCCAAGCAAGCCCGGCAGGCCCGGCAGGCCCGGCAGGCCCGGCAAGCCAAGCAGGGCAAGCAAGGCAAGCAAGGCAAGCAGGTGAGGCAGGCCCGGCAGACCATGCAGGCCATGCAGGTCAAGCAGGTCAAGCAGGCGAGGCAGGCCCGGCAGGTCAGGCAGGTCAGGCGGGTCAGGCAGGGCAGGCAGGTCAGGCCCCCCGCACCGCCGCCCGGGACATCGCCGCGCGCGCCTCCTTCGCCGGAGCCCACCTCGTGGCGCGCGTCCGCGGCGGCCGCTTTCTGTCCCCGACCGATCCCCCGGCGTGGGCGGCCGGCGCCTCGGCGGCGTGTGAGCATCACCGCTGGTGGCCGGTGCTGCTCGGGGCCGAGGGCGGCCCGGACGACATGGCGCTCGTGTCGCCGATCATCCTGTCCGACCGGCCCGTCGTCGCACCGGAGAGCGCTGGGGATTTCTTCGATGCCACGGAGATCGACGAGATGCTGGCACTGCGCGTGCGGACCCTGACCGACGACGAGAAGGCCCAGGCGCGGGGCACCGATCCGCGCGCCGCCGAGATCATCGACCGTTGCGACACCATGACCGATGAGGCGCTCGCCGGGTTGCACGGGACGGTGCGCGACTCCGCCGACACCCCCGCCACCGTCATCACCACCGACACCCCCTGGTGGGACCCGGCCGCCGACGCGTCCGTCACGCCCGAACACGACGCCGTCCTCGTCGCCGGCGTCACCGTGCGCAAAGGCAGCAGCGTCCGCCTGCGCCCCCTGCGCCGCGCCGACGCCCAGGACATGTTCCTCGATGGCCAGAACGCCACCGTGACCGCCGTCCTGCACGACGTCGACGGGGGCACGCACGTCGCCGTCACCCTCGACGCCGACCCCGGCCACGACCTGCACGCCTGGTACGGCCGCTATCACTACTTCGCCCCCGACGAACTGGAGCCCCTGCGATGAGCCCGCGCGTCCTGGTGGCCGGGATCGGCAACGTCTTCCTCGGCGACGACGGCTTCGGTTCCGAGGCCGCCCGGCGGCTGGCCGCCGAGCCGCTGCCCGAGGGCGTGACCGTGGTCGACTACGGCATCCGCGGCATGCACCTGGCTTTCGACCTCCTCGACGGGTACGACGCCCTGGTGATCGTCGACGCCCTGCCGCACGGCGGCGCGCCGGGGGACGTCACCGTCCTGGAGGTCGGCGAGGCGGACCTCGGCGACGGCGAGTTCGACGCGCACGGCATGAACCCGGTCTCGGTCCTGGCCAGCCTCGGCACGCTCGGCGGCCGGCTGCCGCCGCGCACGCACGTGGTCGGCTGCGAACCGCGCGACGTCGACGAGGGCATCGGGCTGAGTCCGGAGGTCGCCACGGCGGTCGACACCGCGCTGTCTGCCATCCGGGTGCTTATCTCCGCCAAACCGGTACAACAGCCGAGCACCGCGAAAGGTGTCTGACATGAAGCTACTCGGTGTGCTGAGCGCGACGGCGCTGACCGCGATCGGGGTGGCCGCCTCGGTTCTGGCGGTGCGTTCGATCCCGGACGTCATGCGCTACCTGAAGATCAGGAGCATGTGACATGCACGAGATCGGTTACTGCACCGGCGTCCTGGAGGCCGTGGAGCGCCGTGCCGAGGGACGGCCGGTGGCCCGGATCGGCGTGCTGGTCGGGACCCTGCACCGGATCTCCCCGGCCGCGTTCGAGCAGTCCTTCCAGCTGGTCGCCGACGGCGGGATCGCGGCCGGCGCGCAGACCGAGGTGCAGATCTCGCCGGTGCGCGCCACCTGCGCGGCGTGCCCGGCCTCGTTCGAGGCCGCCGAGGCGACGCCGACCTGCCCGGACTGCCACAGCACGGACGTCGCCACCGAGGGCGGCGACGAGCTGGTGCTGCAGTGGGTCGAGTTCCGAAAGGACCGTTGAACCGTGTGCCTGGCCATCCCCGGGCAGGTCGCCGAGATCCTGCCGGACACCGATGAGCAGCTGGCCGTGATCGACGTGGTCGGCGTCAAGCGGAAGATCAACATCGGGCTGCTGGACCGCGGCACGCTGGCGCCGGGCGACTGGGTGCTGATCCACGTCGGGTTCGCCATGTCGAAGGTGGACGAGCGGGAGGCCGCCGAGGCACTGTCCGTACTGGAGATGATGGGCCAGGCCTTCGACGAGGAGTTGCAGGCCGTGGCGGAATCGGATCCGGTGTGAGCGCGCGGCGAGTCGACGACGGTACCGCCGACATCACGGCGTGCTCCGCCGACGGCGAGTGCATCACCTGCGGTGATGTCGCGGTGCCGCTGACCGTCGTCTCGGTCGCGGGGAGCGACGCGCGGTGCCGCGACGGAGACGGCCGCGAGGAGAGCGTCGCGTTGGAGTTCGTCGGCCGGGTCGGCGTCGGCGACCGCGTCTTGGTACACGCAGGCGTCGCCATCGAACTGCTGGCGACCGAGCCCGTCGAAACCGCAGAGCCCGTGTCCGAAGTCTGACAAGACAGGAGTGGCGCGATGCGCTTCGTCGACGAATACCGCGACCCCGATCTGGCCCGTGCGCTGTCCGCGCAGATCGCCGCCCTCACCGAGCCGGGACGGCACTACAAGTTCATGGAGGTCTGCGGCGGCCACACCCACGCCATCTACCGCTACGGCGTCCACGACCTGCTGCCGGAGAACATCGAGCTCGTGCACGGCCCCGGCTGCCCGGTCTGCGTGATCCCGATGGGCCGCGTGGACGACGGGATCGCGATCGCCGAGCAGCCCGGCGTGATCCTCACCTGCTTCGGCGACATGATGCGCGTGCCCGGCGGCCGCGGCTCGTTCCTGGAGGCCAACGCGCGCGGCACCGACATCCGCATGGTGTACTCGCCGCTGGACGCGCTGCGCATCGCGCGGGAGAACCCGGACCGGCAGGTCGTGTTCTACGCCATCGGCTTCGAGACCACGGCACCGTCGACCGCGCTGACCGTGCTGCGCGCGGAGCAGGAGGGCGTCGAGAACTTCTCGGTGATGTGCAGCCACGTCACGATCATCCCGGCGATCAAGGCCATCCTGGATTCGCCGGACCTGCGGCTGGACGCCTTCATCGGACCCGGACACGTCTCGACGGTCATCGGCTGCCGGCCGTACGAGTTCATCGCGCGCGAGCACGGCAAGCCGGTGGTGTGCGCGGGGTTCGAGCCGTTGGACGTGCTGCAGTCCGTGCACATGATCATGAAGCAGCTCGCCGAGGGCCGCAGCGAGGTCGAGAACCAGTACGGCCGCGTGGTCCGGTGGGACGGCAACGAGCTGGCGCTCCAGGCGCTGAGCCGGGTCTTCGAGCTGCGGCCGTTCTTCGAGTGGCGCGGGCTCGGCTCGATTCCCCAGTCGGCGCTGCGGTTCACCTCCGCGTACGCACGCTTCGACGCCGAGCAGCGGTACGCGCTGCCCGGGGTGCGCGTCGCGGACCCGAAGGCGTGCCAGTGCGGCGAGGTGCTCAAGGGGGTGCTCAAGCCGTGGGAGTGCAAGGTGTTCGGGACGGCGTGCACGCCGGAGACGCCGATCGGGACCTGCATGGTCTCCTCCGAAGGGGCCTGCGCGGCGTACTACAACTTCGGGCAGTACTCGCGCGAACGGCTCGATCTGCAAGTTCTCTGAGATACCCGAGTTCTTTGAGATACCCGCATACGTGGTTAATGGTTCTTCGACGGGAGTAGCGATGGCGAAGGTCCTCACCGAGGAGGAAGTCGGCGAGCGGATCGAGGCCATGCGGCGCCGGCCGCAGCGCTTCCGCGACGACCGGATCACCATGGCGCACGGCGCCGGCGGCAAAGCCAGCCGGGCGCTGATCGAGGGCCTGGTCGTGCCGCTGCTCGGGGCGAGCGCGCCGTCCTCGCTCAGCGACGCCGCACCGCTGGCGATCGACGGCGCGCGGCTGGCTTTCACCACGGACGCGTTCGTGGTCCGGCCGCTGAGCTTCCCCGGCGGCACCATCGGCGATCTGGCCGTCAACGGCACGGTCAACGACCTCGCGGTCAGCGGCGCGCGGCCGCTGGAACTGGCGCTGGCGATGATCCTCGAGGAGGGGCTGCCGGCCGAGGTGCTTCAGGAGCAGGTCGGCGCGATCGCCGCCGCGGCCGCGCAGGCCGGCGTCCGGGTGGCGACCGGCGACACCAAGGTGGTCGAGCGCGGCAAGTGCGACGGGATGTACCTCACGACGACCGGGATCGGCGTGCTGCACGAAGACGCGCGCCTGGACCCGGCGCGCGTGCGCCCCGGCGACAAGGTGCTGGTCTCCGGCACGATCGGCGACCACGGCGTGGCCATCATGCTCGCCCGCGGCAACCTGGACCTGGAGGCCGAGGTCCGCAGCGACACCCGCAGCCTGTGGCCGGTGGCGCGGGCGATGCTGGACGCCTGCGGCCCCGACATCCGCTGCCTGCGCGACGCCACGCGCGGCGGCGTGGCGACGGTCCTGAACGAGATCGCGGTGGCCGCCGAGGTCGGCGTGCTGATCGCGGAGGACCGCGTCCCGGTGCGCCCGGAGGTGACGGGGGCGTGCGAGATCCTGGGCATCGACCCGCTGTACGTCGCGAACGAGGGCAAGCTCGTGGCCTTCGTCGCCCCGGAGGCCGCGGACGCGGCGCTGGAGGCGATGCGCCGTACTGCGGGTGGGGCGGACGCGGCGCTGGTCGGCGAGGTGCGGGCCGAGCCGCCGGGGCGGGTGCTGGGGCGGACGGGGTTCGGGGGGCATCGGATCATTGATGTGCTGGTGGGGGATCCGTTGCCGCGGATTTGTTGAGGGGTGACGGTCGCGAGCGCGACACGTGGCGCTCAAAGATTCAGCAAACGCGAGCCGGCCGGCCCCAGGCGAACACCCGGAGCCGGCCCATCCAGCATCAAGCCACTACTTGTTGAGATGCTGCTTCGCCCGCGCGGTCAGCTGCTCGACCTTCCCCTTGGCCTCCATGCCGTCGTCGTCGGTGACGGCGCCGGCCACTTCCTTGGCCTTGCCCTTGACGCCCTGGCCGACGTTCTTCGCAGTGTCCTTCGCCTTGTCGGCGGCGTGCGCGGCGCGGGCCTCGTCCTGGTCGGCCTGGCCCTCGGCCTGCATGCGCTCGTTTCCGGCGGCCTTGCCGGCGGCTTCCTTGATCTTCCCCTTGGCGTCCTTGGCTGCGTGCTTGGCCTTGTCACCGACGCTCATGGCGGTTCCTCTCTGCGGATGTCTCGATCGTGTGAGGCGTCCTCGTAACCGTCACGCGCCGGATGAAACGGTCGACATGACATGAATCACCTGTCAACGGCTGCCCTGCACGTCGGCCGGTGGGAACTGCTCGAATTCCGCCAGTGTGCAGCGCAGCCGCAGGCCGTCCGGCGCCGCCGACGCCACCTCGAGCGTCGTCATCGGTATCAGGCGCGCGATCCCTCCCTCGTGCCGCGGCCGCAGGGCCACCTGCACGGCGAAGGTGCCCGAGGGGTCCAGGTCGATGCGCTCCACCTCGCCGATGAAGCCCTCGTCGCCCTTGACCGCCATGCCTAGGGTGATCTCGATGGCGTCTGCCATGTGATGGCCTCCTTTAGTGGTGGCATCCGTCCTTGTGGTGGCCCTTGCCGTTCTGGCCGTGGTCGCCCTGGTCGCCCTGGTCGGCCTGGCAGTTCTTCGATGCCGATGCCGACGACGACACCGACGCCGACGTGCGCGCCACGACAGCCGCCGTCGACGGCCGGGCAGAAACGCTGCCGGAAGGGACCGCGGCGGTGCCCGGAGACGATGTGGGGCCCGGCGACGAGCCGGCCGCTCCGGCACCGGGGGTCATCGGCGCCGGAATCTGCGTGTCGGCCGAGGCACCGGGGGTCAGCCAGTCGGCGCCCAGCCCGACGACGGCGACCGCAGCACACGCCGCCACGCCGATACCCGCCAGACGCCGCCGAGTCGACGCAGCTGCGACGACAGCGGCCAGCGGCCGCCGAGTCGATGCGGCCGAGCCGACGACAGGCTCCGAGGCAACGGGTTCCGAAACGACCGGCCCCGGCCCCGAGGCAACGGGCCCGGGATCGCCGGAACCAACGCCCGAACCCCAAGCATCGACCACCGGAAGCTCCATCGTGTGGTCGCCGGCCCTCACCGCCGGCAGCTCGTCCTCAGCCACCGCCAACAGCCCACCGACCTCCCCGGCCGCCGGCCGAACCGCCGGGTCCCTCGCCGTCAGCGTCCGCAGCACCCGCATCCACCCCGGCCCGAGCCGCGCCGGTATCCGCGGCGGCCGCAGCGCGTTGGCCGTCGCACGCTCCATCGGCGTCCCCTGATACGCACGCTCGCCGCTCAGCGCCTCCAACAGCACCAGCCCCAGCGCGTAGACGTCCGTCGCGGACGTCACCGACAGCCCCTGCGCCTGCTCCGGCGCGAGGTAGCCGGCGGTGCCGACGACGCAGTCGGTGCTGGTGAGCGCCGGGCTGTCGGCGGCGTGCGCGTAGCCGAAGTCCGCGAGGTACGCCGTCCCGTCGTCGGCGAGCAGCACGTTGCCGGGCTTGACGTCGCGGTGCACGATACCGCCGGCGTGGATGTGCGACAGGGCGTCGGCCAGGGCCGCCCCGATCCGTTTCACCTCCCGCGGCTCGACCGGGCCCCGGGCCGCGAGCCGGGCCAGCGTCGTGCCGCGAACGAGCGGCATCACGATGAAGCGATGGCGGTCGGCGCCCAGGCCCGAGTCGTAGACCGGCAGCAGATGCGGATGGGCCAGGGACGCCAGGATCCTGGTTTCCTCGTCGACCCGCTCCGAGCGGGTGTCGCCGATGTCCGTGTAGCGGAAGACCTTCACGGCCACCTCGCGCCGCAGCACGGTGTCCTCGGCCTCATAAACGCACGCCGTCGCCCCCTCTCCGATGAGGGGACCCAGAACGTAACGCCGCCCCACGTCCATCGCCTGCTCCTCTCTGCTCCGCCGCGCGCCATCGCGCATCGCGCATCGCGCTCCGTAGCCCAGATACCGCGCTGTACCCAAAGCGCCGGACACCAATCACGCCACCCCCTTGATGCGCGTCCCAGCGCGCCCCGGGACACTGGTGGGTGTGGCACGGTCGACGCAGGCGGTTTCCGGAACCGGGAGTGTGAGCGGCCTCGGCGCGGCCTGGTACCGCTCGATCAAGACCGCCTCCCGCTCCGGCATGCGCGTCGAGCGGGCGTTCAACGACCCCTGGGCCGCGCTGCGCTCCGGGCTCGGCGTGGCGATCGCCGTCTTCGGCGCGCTGGCCTGGCTCGGGCCGGCGCACGCCGTGCTCCCCGCGCTCGGCGCGCAGCTGACCGGGATGACCAGCGTGCTGCCCGGCTACCGGCGCGGGCCGGGGCTGACCGCCTCGACCGCGCTCGGCCTGTTCGCCAGCGCGTTCGTGGGCAACGCGGTGGCGCCCTGGCCCGCGCTGTTCGTGCTCGTGCTCGCGCTGTGGGCGTTCGGGGCGGCGATGTTCTGGGCGCTGGGCGCCGCGCCCGGGATCGCCGCGTCGATGACCGTGCCGGTCATGCTGACGATCGTGCGCCCGCCCCGCGACTTCGGCGACGCCGTCCAGTTCGCGCTGCTCATCGGCGCCGGCGGGGCGGTGCA is a window encoding:
- a CDS encoding protein kinase — its product is MDVGRRYVLGPLIGEGATACVYEAEDTVLRREVAVKVFRYTDIGDTRSERVDEETRILASLAHPHLLPVYDSGLGADRHRFIVMPLVRGTTLARLAARGPVEPREVKRIGAALADALSHIHAGGIVHRDVKPGNVLLADDGTAYLADFGYAHAADSPALTSTDCVVGTAGYLAPEQAQGLSVTSATDVYALGLVLLEALSGERAYQGTPMERATANALRPPRIPARLGPGWMRVLRTLTARDPAVRPAAGEVGGLLAVAEDELPAVRAGDHTMELPVVDAWGSGVGSGDPGPVASGPGPVVSEPVASEPVVGSAASTRRPLAAVVAAASTRRRLAGIGVAACAAVAVVGLGADWLTPGASADTQIPAPMTPGAGAAGSSPGPTSSPGTAAVPSGSVSARPSTAAVVARTSASVSSSASASKNCQADQGDQGDHGQNGKGHHKDGCHH
- a CDS encoding HypC/HybG/HupF family hydrogenase formation chaperone, with the translated sequence MSARRVDDGTADITACSADGECITCGDVAVPLTVVSVAGSDARCRDGDGREESVALEFVGRVGVGDRVLVHAGVAIELLATEPVETAEPVSEV
- a CDS encoding hydrogenase maturation nickel metallochaperone HypA — translated: MHEIGYCTGVLEAVERRAEGRPVARIGVLVGTLHRISPAAFEQSFQLVADGGIAAGAQTEVQISPVRATCAACPASFEAAEATPTCPDCHSTDVATEGGDELVLQWVEFRKDR
- a CDS encoding HypC/HybG/HupF family hydrogenase formation chaperone; amino-acid sequence: MCLAIPGQVAEILPDTDEQLAVIDVVGVKRKINIGLLDRGTLAPGDWVLIHVGFAMSKVDEREAAEALSVLEMMGQAFDEELQAVAESDPV
- the hypE gene encoding hydrogenase expression/formation protein HypE, giving the protein MAKVLTEEEVGERIEAMRRRPQRFRDDRITMAHGAGGKASRALIEGLVVPLLGASAPSSLSDAAPLAIDGARLAFTTDAFVVRPLSFPGGTIGDLAVNGTVNDLAVSGARPLELALAMILEEGLPAEVLQEQVGAIAAAAAQAGVRVATGDTKVVERGKCDGMYLTTTGIGVLHEDARLDPARVRPGDKVLVSGTIGDHGVAIMLARGNLDLEAEVRSDTRSLWPVARAMLDACGPDIRCLRDATRGGVATVLNEIAVAAEVGVLIAEDRVPVRPEVTGACEILGIDPLYVANEGKLVAFVAPEAADAALEAMRRTAGGADAALVGEVRAEPPGRVLGRTGFGGHRIIDVLVGDPLPRIC
- the hypD gene encoding hydrogenase formation protein HypD, which produces MRFVDEYRDPDLARALSAQIAALTEPGRHYKFMEVCGGHTHAIYRYGVHDLLPENIELVHGPGCPVCVIPMGRVDDGIAIAEQPGVILTCFGDMMRVPGGRGSFLEANARGTDIRMVYSPLDALRIARENPDRQVVFYAIGFETTAPSTALTVLRAEQEGVENFSVMCSHVTIIPAIKAILDSPDLRLDAFIGPGHVSTVIGCRPYEFIAREHGKPVVCAGFEPLDVLQSVHMIMKQLAEGRSEVENQYGRVVRWDGNELALQALSRVFELRPFFEWRGLGSIPQSALRFTSAYARFDAEQRYALPGVRVADPKACQCGEVLKGVLKPWECKVFGTACTPETPIGTCMVSSEGACAAYYNFGQYSRERLDLQVL
- a CDS encoding hydrogenase maturation protease, with the translated sequence MSPRVLVAGIGNVFLGDDGFGSEAARRLAAEPLPEGVTVVDYGIRGMHLAFDLLDGYDALVIVDALPHGGAPGDVTVLEVGEADLGDGEFDAHGMNPVSVLASLGTLGGRLPPRTHVVGCEPRDVDEGIGLSPEVATAVDTALSAIRVLISAKPVQQPSTAKGV
- a CDS encoding CsbD family protein, producing MSVGDKAKHAAKDAKGKIKEAAGKAAGNERMQAEGQADQDEARAAHAADKAKDTAKNVGQGVKGKAKEVAGAVTDDDGMEAKGKVEQLTARAKQHLNK